In Chloroflexota bacterium, one DNA window encodes the following:
- the pstC gene encoding phosphate ABC transporter permease subunit PstC produces the protein MKHTPRVRWAEFAIESLIRVIGFSTVGFVILIFLFLLREGLPAFAQIDLGNLFGTRWYPTFGLFGTLPLILGSVLITISAIVIALPLGVAAAVFIREVAPNWAREILKPMIEVLAGIPSVVLGFFGMTLVAPIVRETFGAPTGLVAFTGALILAYMSLPTIISVAEDALDAVPKMYRDAGLAMGATQWQTIWRVVVPAARSGIVTAVMLGMGRAIGETMAVMMVTGNAARLPLGLDALFRPVRTMTATIAAEMGEVAHGSVHYHVLFAIGIILFVITFLINLAAASTMFRKRRRGGLR, from the coding sequence ATGAAACACACACCGCGCGTGCGCTGGGCGGAATTCGCCATTGAGTCGCTGATTCGGGTCATCGGCTTCTCCACCGTCGGGTTCGTCATCCTCATCTTCTTGTTCCTGCTCCGAGAAGGACTGCCCGCCTTCGCGCAGATAGACCTGGGCAACCTGTTCGGCACACGCTGGTACCCGACGTTTGGCCTGTTCGGGACGCTGCCGCTCATCCTGGGATCGGTGCTCATCACCATCAGCGCCATCGTCATCGCCCTGCCGCTGGGCGTGGCCGCGGCCGTGTTCATCCGCGAGGTGGCCCCGAACTGGGCGCGGGAAATCCTCAAACCCATGATAGAGGTGCTGGCGGGGATTCCGTCGGTGGTGCTGGGGTTCTTCGGCATGACGCTGGTGGCGCCCATCGTCCGCGAAACCTTCGGCGCGCCGACGGGGCTGGTGGCGTTCACCGGCGCGCTCATCCTGGCCTACATGTCACTGCCCACCATCATCAGCGTGGCCGAGGACGCGCTGGACGCCGTGCCCAAAATGTACCGCGACGCGGGCCTGGCCATGGGCGCGACGCAATGGCAGACCATCTGGCGCGTGGTGGTTCCGGCGGCTCGCTCGGGCATCGTTACCGCCGTCATGCTGGGCATGGGCCGCGCCATCGGCGAGACCATGGCCGTGATGATGGTTACCGGCAACGCGGCGCGCCTGCCCCTGGGACTGGACGCCCTGTTCCGGCCGGTGCGCACCATGACCGCCACCATCGCCGCGGAGATGGGCGAGGTGGCCCACGGGAGCGTGCATTACCATGTCCTCTTTGCCATCGGGATTATCCTGTTTGTCATCACGTTCCTCATCAACCTGGCGGCAGCCTCTACCATGTTCCGCAAACGGCGGCGAGGAGGGTTGCGATGA
- the pstA gene encoding phosphate ABC transporter permease PstA, whose protein sequence is MRNRFVAQRVGFALLTLAALAVVIPILAVVAVIVIRGAAAINWEFLTAMPRDGMRAGGIFPAIVGTVVLTLGTAIVAIPLGVGGAIYLSEYARDTWVTRAIRLAIINLAGIPSVVYGLFGLGLFVLLLGFGTSIVAGSLTLSIMTLPVIISTAEEALRAVPTEFRTVSASLGGTRWQAIRHIVLPQALPGIITGVILGLLRAAGETAPILFTVAAFYLPRLPRSPLDQTMALPYHLYVVSTQVPGMPQKIQFGTALVLLGLVLSLNVVATMIRSYFRRRRQW, encoded by the coding sequence ATGAGGAACCGATTTGTCGCCCAGCGAGTGGGGTTTGCGCTGCTGACGTTGGCGGCGCTCGCCGTGGTCATTCCCATCCTGGCCGTCGTCGCGGTGATCGTCATCCGAGGGGCGGCGGCCATCAACTGGGAGTTCCTGACGGCCATGCCCCGCGACGGGATGCGGGCCGGCGGAATCTTCCCTGCCATCGTGGGCACCGTCGTGCTCACCCTCGGCACGGCCATCGTTGCCATTCCCCTGGGCGTGGGCGGCGCCATCTACCTGTCCGAATACGCCCGCGACACGTGGGTTACCCGCGCCATACGCTTGGCCATCATCAACCTGGCGGGCATCCCGTCGGTGGTGTACGGCCTGTTCGGGCTGGGGCTATTCGTGCTCCTGCTCGGATTCGGCACTTCCATCGTCGCCGGATCGCTGACGCTCTCCATCATGACCTTGCCCGTCATCATCAGCACCGCCGAAGAGGCGCTGCGGGCCGTCCCCACCGAGTTCCGCACCGTCAGCGCCAGTCTGGGCGGGACGCGGTGGCAGGCCATCCGCCACATCGTGCTGCCCCAGGCGCTGCCGGGCATCATCACGGGCGTCATCCTGGGGCTGCTGCGCGCCGCGGGCGAGACCGCGCCAATCCTGTTCACCGTGGCGGCATTCTACCTGCCGCGATTGCCGCGGTCGCCCCTGGATCAGACGATGGCCCTGCCCTACCATCTCTACGTCGTGAGCACCCAGGTTCCCGGCATGCCGCAGAAGATTCAATTCGGGACGGCGCTGGTGCTGCTGGGGCTTGTCCTGTCGCTGAACGTGGTCGCCACGATGATTCGCAGTTACTTCCGCCGTCGGCGGCAATGGTAG